The Magnetococcales bacterium nucleotide sequence CCATTCTGGCGTGGAAAAATCGTGTCAAGAAATATCGTGCTGCCACCTCATTTTTTTTGGGGGGGCGAGCAGTTACGCAAAATCAAAAGATAAGATCAAGATCAAGATCAAGATCAAAAGATAAGATCAAGATCAAAAGATAAGATCAAGATCAAAAGATAAATTCAAGATCAAGATCAAAGGAAAGACCTTGGGGGGAAAGAATTCCCCCCAAATCCCCCCATCTTTTTTTTTAATAGTTTAAATTCAAAATCAGGTTGGAGGCTTTTTTTTGGGATTTGGGGGAATCATCTCTTCATCATCATCGAACAAAATCCGATGCCTCGGACCCTCCAAATCTTCAAACTGCCCCCCCTTGATCGCCCAAACCAATAAACCCAAACCAACAACCCCCAGAAAAAGAGCCAAGGGAATCAATAAATAGAGAGTGTCCATATCACCTCTTCTTCAATCGCAAAGCATTGCCTACCACAACAAGACTCGAAAGAGGCATCGCAATGGCTGCAAAAAGGGGAGA carries:
- the ccoS gene encoding cbb3-type cytochrome oxidase assembly protein CcoS — encoded protein: MDTLYLLIPLALFLGVVGLGLLVWAIKGGQFEDLEGPRHRILFDDDEEMIPPNPKKKPPT